In a single window of the uncultured Fusobacterium sp. genome:
- the lpxB gene encoding lipid-A-disaccharide synthase, producing MKFFVSTGEVSGDLHLSYLVKAIHQENKDIKFYGVAGEHSKAQGVEIIQDITELAIMGFTEIIKKYSFLKKKANEYIEFIKKEKIDKVILVDYGGFNLKFLELLKKEVPEVEVFYYIPPKLWIWGKGRIKKLVKADHIMVIFPWEVDFYKKEGVKVVYFGNPFVDKYSVVERTGDKILLLPGSRKQEIKTLFPIMLELIEKRENEKFLLKLSSREHLKWIEKDLTIYKNLEIEIENKTLAECVKECKTAIAASGTVTLELALLGIPVVVIYKTGFINAFIARHILKLGFVSLPNLTLNREVYPELLQERCNVQEIEKYLEHFEKCKEKVARDIAEVREKLSGNNIIKSYGEFLIKGEQ from the coding sequence ATGAAATTTTTTGTATCAACAGGAGAGGTATCAGGAGATCTCCATCTTTCATATCTTGTAAAAGCTATACATCAAGAAAATAAAGATATAAAATTTTATGGAGTAGCAGGAGAGCATAGCAAGGCTCAAGGAGTAGAGATTATTCAAGATATAACAGAGTTAGCTATAATGGGCTTTACAGAGATAATAAAAAAATATAGTTTCTTGAAGAAAAAAGCCAATGAATATATAGAGTTTATAAAAAAAGAGAAGATAGATAAAGTTATTTTAGTAGACTATGGAGGATTTAATCTAAAGTTCTTGGAGCTTTTAAAAAAGGAAGTTCCTGAAGTTGAAGTATTCTACTATATTCCACCAAAATTATGGATTTGGGGAAAGGGAAGAATAAAAAAGCTTGTAAAAGCTGATCATATAATGGTTATATTCCCATGGGAAGTGGATTTTTATAAAAAAGAGGGAGTAAAAGTTGTATATTTTGGAAATCCTTTTGTAGATAAATACTCAGTAGTTGAAAGAACAGGAGATAAGATTTTACTATTACCTGGAAGTAGAAAACAAGAGATAAAAACACTCTTTCCTATTATGTTAGAGCTTATAGAGAAGAGAGAAAATGAGAAATTTTTATTAAAATTATCAAGTAGAGAGCATTTAAAATGGATAGAGAAGGATTTAACTATCTATAAAAATCTTGAAATTGAAATAGAAAATAAAACTTTAGCTGAGTGTGTTAAAGAGTGTAAAACTGCTATAGCTGCCTCAGGAACTGTAACATTGGAGTTAGCTTTATTAGGAATACCTGTAGTAGTGATATATAAAACAGGATTTATAAATGCCTTTATAGCGAGACATATACTTAAATTAGGATTTGTTTCTTTACCTAATTTAACATTGAATAGAGAGGTCTATCCTGAACTTTTACAGGAGAGATGTAATGTTCAAGAGATAGAAAAATATTTAGAGCATTTTGAAAAATGCAAAGAAAAGGTTGCAAGAGATATAGCAGAGGTGAGAGAAAAACTTTCTGGTAATAATATAATAAAAAGTTATGGGGAGTTTCTTATAAAAGGAGAACAATGA
- a CDS encoding LpxI family protein, translating to MKKIGIIVGNGKLPLYFLQEAEKQNISVFPIGLFDTIEPEIKKYSSFKAFNIGEVGGIIKHFLLNEIDQIVMLGKVEKELIFKEMKLDKYGEELLKRLPDKKDETLLFAVIAFFRLNGIKVLPQNYLLKNFMFEDRCYTKIAPSSEELKTIKIGIEAAKALSEVDAGQTVVCKDSSVVALEGIEGTDKTILRGGELAGDRTIIVKMSRPQQDMRVDIPAVGIETIKRAVAIKARGIVGEAGKMLFLNRDEAIKLAEENNLFIMGVKA from the coding sequence ATGAAAAAAATAGGAATAATAGTAGGTAATGGAAAGTTACCCCTTTATTTCTTGCAAGAGGCTGAAAAGCAAAATATCAGTGTTTTCCCAATAGGACTTTTTGATACTATTGAACCTGAAATTAAAAAATACAGCTCTTTTAAAGCATTTAATATTGGGGAAGTAGGAGGAATAATAAAACATTTTCTTCTTAATGAGATAGATCAAATAGTGATGCTTGGAAAAGTGGAAAAAGAACTTATTTTTAAAGAGATGAAATTAGACAAATATGGAGAGGAACTTCTGAAGAGATTGCCTGACAAGAAGGATGAGACTCTCCTTTTTGCAGTTATAGCATTTTTTAGATTAAATGGAATAAAAGTTTTACCTCAAAACTATCTCTTAAAAAATTTTATGTTTGAAGATAGATGCTATACTAAGATAGCTCCAAGCTCTGAGGAGTTAAAAACTATAAAAATAGGAATAGAAGCTGCTAAAGCTTTAAGTGAAGTAGATGCGGGACAAACAGTTGTATGTAAGGATTCATCAGTAGTTGCTCTTGAAGGAATCGAAGGAACAGATAAAACTATTTTACGTGGAGGAGAGTTAGCAGGAGATAGAACAATTATAGTTAAAATGTCTAGACCTCAACAGGATATGAGAGTTGATATACCTGCTGTTGGAATAGAGACTATAAAGAGAGCTGTTGCAATAAAAGCTAGAGGAATAGTTGGGGAAGCTGGGAAAATGCTATTTTTAAATAGAGATGAAGCTATAAAATTAGCTGAAGAAAACAACCTCTTTATAATGGGAGTAAAAGCTTAA
- the lpxA gene encoding acyl-ACP--UDP-N-acetylglucosamine O-acyltransferase: protein MVEIHNTAIIEEGAVIEDGVKIGPYCIIGKDVKIGKNTVLQSHVVIEGITEIGEENTIYSFVSIGKASQDLKYKNEPTKTIIGNRNSIREFVTIHRGTDDRWETRIGNGNLLMAYVHVAHDVIVGDGCILANNVTLAGHVVVDSFAIIGGLTPVHQFCRIGSYSMIGGASAVNQDICPFVLAEGNKAEIRGLNSIGLRRRGFTDEELSNLKKVYRIIFRNGLPLKEAVKQAEEQYGEDKNIKYLLEFINGSNRGITR from the coding sequence TTGGTAGAAATTCATAACACTGCAATCATTGAAGAGGGAGCAGTTATAGAAGATGGAGTAAAAATAGGACCTTACTGTATAATAGGAAAAGATGTAAAAATAGGTAAAAATACAGTTTTACAATCTCATGTAGTTATAGAGGGAATAACAGAAATAGGAGAAGAAAATACAATTTACTCGTTTGTTTCTATTGGAAAAGCTTCTCAAGATTTAAAATATAAAAATGAACCAACAAAAACTATTATAGGAAATAGAAACTCTATAAGAGAGTTTGTAACTATTCATAGAGGAACAGATGATAGATGGGAAACAAGAATAGGAAATGGAAATCTATTGATGGCGTATGTTCATGTAGCTCACGATGTTATTGTTGGAGATGGATGTATTCTTGCAAATAATGTAACATTAGCAGGGCATGTAGTAGTAGATAGTTTTGCTATAATAGGAGGGCTTACACCAGTACATCAATTCTGTAGAATAGGATCTTATTCTATGATTGGTGGAGCAAGTGCTGTAAACCAAGATATCTGTCCTTTTGTACTAGCTGAAGGAAATAAAGCTGAGATAAGAGGTTTAAATAGCATAGGTTTAAGAAGAAGAGGTTTCACAGATGAAGAGCTTTCTAATCTTAAAAAGGTTTACAGAATAATATTTAGAAATGGACTTCCATTAAAAGAGGCAGTTAAACAAGCCGAAGAACAATATGGAGAAGATAAAAATATAAAATATCTTCTTGAATTTATTAATGGAAGCAACAGGGGGATAACAAGATAA
- the fabZ gene encoding 3-hydroxyacyl-ACP dehydratase FabZ encodes MLDTLEIMKRIPHRYPFLLVDRIIEVNKEEQKIRGLKNVTINEEFFNGHFPGHPIMPGVLIVEGMAQCLGVLVMDGIEGKVPYFVGVEGAKFKSPIRPGDQVIYEVEVEKIKRNFVKAHGVAKVDGTVACEATFTFCITDK; translated from the coding sequence ATGTTAGATACTTTAGAAATTATGAAAAGAATTCCACACAGATACCCATTTTTATTAGTGGATAGAATTATTGAGGTTAATAAAGAGGAACAAAAAATAAGAGGATTAAAAAATGTAACTATTAATGAAGAGTTCTTTAATGGACACTTTCCAGGACACCCTATAATGCCAGGAGTTCTTATTGTTGAAGGAATGGCTCAATGTTTAGGAGTACTTGTAATGGACGGAATTGAAGGAAAAGTTCCTTACTTTGTAGGAGTTGAAGGGGCAAAATTTAAAAGTCCTATAAGACCTGGAGATCAAGTAATTTATGAAGTTGAAGTAGAAAAAATAAAAAGAAACTTTGTAAAAGCTCATGGAGTAGCCAAAGTAGATGGAACTGTAGCTTGTGAAGCAACATTTACATTCTGTATAACAGATAAATAA
- the lpxC gene encoding UDP-3-O-acyl-N-acetylglucosamine deacetylase, whose amino-acid sequence MYRKTLAKEISYSGIGLHKGENIDMRLIPHDNGIIFVRKDLEEGKNQIVLDIENTFDLTRGTNLHNEYGAEVYTIEHFLSALYVAGITDLIVELNGNELPICDGSAKKFIELFEEAGIKELGEKVEPIVVKEPVYLSVNDKNIVALPYDGYKITYTIKFNHTFLKSQLAEFDIDLETYKKEIAPARTFGFDYEIEYLKQNNLALGGTLENAIVIKKDGVLNPDGLRFEDEFVRHKMLDIIGDFKVLNRPIKAHIIAIKAGHALDIEFAKLLNKN is encoded by the coding sequence ATGTATAGAAAGACATTAGCAAAAGAGATAAGCTATTCAGGAATAGGGCTTCACAAAGGTGAAAATATAGATATGAGATTAATTCCACATGATAATGGAATTATCTTTGTAAGAAAAGATCTTGAAGAGGGAAAAAATCAGATAGTTCTTGATATAGAAAATACCTTTGATCTAACTAGAGGAACAAATCTTCACAATGAATATGGAGCAGAGGTTTATACAATAGAGCATTTTTTATCAGCACTATATGTTGCAGGAATAACAGATTTGATAGTAGAGTTAAATGGAAATGAACTTCCTATATGTGATGGAAGTGCTAAGAAATTTATTGAACTATTTGAAGAGGCTGGAATTAAAGAGTTAGGTGAAAAAGTAGAACCTATAGTAGTTAAAGAGCCTGTATATTTAAGTGTAAATGATAAAAATATAGTGGCATTACCATATGATGGATATAAGATAACTTATACAATAAAATTTAATCATACTTTCTTAAAATCACAATTAGCTGAGTTTGATATAGATTTAGAAACTTATAAAAAAGAGATAGCACCAGCAAGAACTTTTGGTTTTGATTATGAGATAGAGTATTTGAAACAAAATAATCTAGCTCTTGGAGGAACTCTTGAAAATGCTATCGTTATTAAGAAAGATGGAGTTTTAAATCCAGATGGATTAAGATTTGAAGATGAGTTTGTAAGACATAAGATGCTTGATATAATAGGAGATTTTAAAGTTTTAAATAGACCTATTAAAGCTCATATAATAGCAATCAAAGCAGGACATGCTTTAGATATAGAATTTGCAAAATTATTAAATAAAAATTAG